One window of Balearica regulorum gibbericeps isolate bBalReg1 chromosome 10, bBalReg1.pri, whole genome shotgun sequence genomic DNA carries:
- the SEMA3F gene encoding semaphorin-3F isoform X1: MPVVGVLLWATLLTLGWRAAHAKDHGFATPRVQLSFKELKATGTAHFFNFLLNSSDYRILLKDEDHDRMYVGSKDYVLSLDLHDINREPLIIHWPASQQRIEECILSGKNSNGECGNFIRLIQPWNRTHLYVCGTGAYNPICAFVNRGRKAQGFPPSQPGGRESRSADGPLSPRPAQSKDYIFYLEPDKLESGKGKCSYDPKVDTVSALINEELYAGVYIDFMGTDAAIFRTMGKQTAMRTDQYNSRWLNDPAFVRAQLIPDSSERNDDKLYFFFREKSADAPLSPGVYSRIGRICLNDDGGHCCLVNKWSTFLKARLVCSVPGPDGIETHFDELQDVFIQQTQDTKNPVIYAVFSASGSVFKGSAVCVYSMADIRMVFNGPFAHKEGPNYQWMPYTGKMPYPRPGTCPGGTFTPSMKSTKDYPDEVINFMRTHPLMYHAVYPTHRQPLVVRTNVNYRFTTVAVDQVDAADGRYEVLFLGTDRGTVQKVIVLPRDDMETEELMLEEIEVFKVPAPIKTMTISSKRQQLYVSSAVGVTHLALHRCDVYGEACADCCLARDPYCAWDGSACTRYSASSKRRSRRQDVRHGNPIRQCRGYNSNANKNAVEAVQYGVEGSTAFLECQPRSPQASVKWLLQKDNSDRRKELRVEGRVLRTEQGLLLRALQLADSGLYSCTATENNFKHTVTKVQLRVLSSRAVHAVLVQTETPPGLPGAPTPRYQDLLQLLTQPEMGLLDQYCQGYWRHTAASPPQPLAGLKAKEQQDQKKPRNRRNHQPETYGHT, from the exons CCTCTCGCTGGACCTCCATGACATCAACCGCGAGCCCCTCATC ATCCACTGGCCCGCATCCCAGCAGAGGATCGAGGAGTGCATCCTGTCGGGCAAGAACAGCAAC GGGGAGTGCGGCAACTTCATCCGCCTGATCCAGCCCTGGAACCGGACCCACCTCTACGTCTGCGGCACTGGTGCCTACAACCCCATCTGCGCCTTCGTCAACCGTGGGCGCAAAGCCCAG GGGTTTCCACCGAGCCAGCCGGGAGGCCGGGAAAGCAGATCCGCCGACGGCCCCCTCAGCCCAAGACCAGCACAAAGCAAG GATTATATCTTCTACCTGGAGCCAGACAAGCTGGAGTCGGGCAAGGGGAAGTGTTCCTACGACCCCAAAGTTGACACCGTCTCTGCATTAATCA ATGAAGAGCTCTATGCTGGTGTCTACATCGACTTCATGGGCACGGACGCAGCCATCTTCCGCACCATGGGCAAACAGACAGCCATGAGGACAGACCAGTACAATTCACGCTGGCTTAATG ACCCAGCCTTCGTCCGCGCCCAGCTCATCCCCGACAGCAGCGAGAGGAACGACGACAAGCTCTACTTCTTCTTCCGAGAGAAGTCGGCCGATGCTCCGCTGAGCCCTGGGGTCTACTCCCGCATTGGGCGCATCTGCCTG AATGACGATGGGGGCCACTGCTGCCTCGTGAACAAGTGGAGCACCTTCCTCAAGGCTCGGCTTGTCTGCTCCGTGCCAGGACCCGACGGGATCGAAACACACTTCGACGAGCTCC AGGATGTCTTCATCCAGCAGACACAGGACACAAAGAACCCCGTTATCTACGCCGTGTTCTCCGCTTCAGG GTCGGTCTTCAAAGGCTCTGCCGTCTGCGTCTACTCCATGGCCGACATCCGCATGGTCTTCAACGGGCCCTTCGCGCACAAGGAGGGACCCAACTATCAGTGGATGCCCTACACGGGCAAGATGCCCTACCCCCGGCCGGGCACC TGCCCCGGGGGGACCTTCACCCCATCCATGAAGTCGACCAAGGACTACCCCGACGAAGTGATCAACTTCATGCGCACGCACCCGCTGATGTACCATGCCGTCTACCCCACCCACCGCCAGCCGCTGGTGGTCCGCACCAATGTCAACTACCGCTTCACCACCGTGGCCGTCGACCAGGTGGACGCGGCAGACGGGCGCTATGAGGTGCTTTTCCTGGGCACAG ATCGTGGCACTGTGCAGAAAGTCATCGTGCTCCCCCGGGATGACATGGAGACGGAGGAGCTCATGCTGGAGGAGATCGAAGTGTTCAAG GTGCCGGCACCCATCAAGACAATGACCATCTCCTCCAAGAGG CAACAGCTGTACGTATCCTCGGCCGTAGGCGTGACCCACCTGGCCCTGCACCGCTGCGACGTGTACGGGGAAGCCTGTGCCGACTGCTGTCTGGCCCGGGACCCGTACTGCGCCTGGGACGGCAGCGCCTGCACCCGCTACTCCGCCTCCTCCAAGAG GCGGAGCCGGCGGCAGGACGTCCGGCACGGCAACCCCATCCGCCAGTGCCGAGGCTACAACTCCAACG CTAACAAGAACGCAGTGGAGGCCGTGCAGTACGGGGTGGAGGGCAGCACCGCCTTCCTGGAGTGCCAGCCCCGCTCACCCCAGGCCAGCGTCAagtggctgctgcagaaggacaATAGCGACCGGCGGAAAGAG CTGCGGGTGGAGGGCCGGGTGCTGCGGACGGAGCAGGGCTTGCTGCTGCGCGCCCTCCAGCTCGCCGACAGCGGCCTGTACTCCTGTACCGCCACCGAGAACAACTTCAAGCACACGGTGACCAAGGTGCAGCTCCGCGTCCTCAGCAGCCGTGCCGTCCACGCTGTGCTGGTCCAGACGGAGACCCCCCCCGGCCTCCCGGGTGCCCCCACTCCCCGCTACCAggacctgctgcagctcctcaccCAGCCCGAAATGGGACTCCTGGACCAGTACTGCCAGGGCTACTGGCGGCACACGGCggccagccccccccagccgctGGCGGGCCTCAAAGCCAAGGAGCAGCAGGACCAGAAGAAGCCTCGGAACCGCCGGAATCACCAGCCAGAGACCTATGGGCATACATGA